A single window of Nicotiana tomentosiformis chromosome 1, ASM39032v3, whole genome shotgun sequence DNA harbors:
- the LOC104106033 gene encoding cold-regulated protein 28-like, which translates to MEDSYAPETPSNKASSGSCTNELTRLNSGASSLTVANFNDTMLPSGNTTTDKNTGWTNEKHNTFLDCLEASFVKQLHSSMASRDESCSDLSEKLSAHVNKASEQFPALHDFRWKKMITQRKPPIVDSAADSHDCPKNLHSDGQHHILDIQFCCKQHSKGKRRKDKRSSSCGDGTRSHLILSESAGLRKKICRLTEGSGQNFVDEDFEENSSCKKMKIALVDTTDQEQIVPTRYLGVQELLVPCPREITN; encoded by the exons ATGGAAGACAGCTACGCGCCGGAGACACCGTCAAACAAAGCTTCTTCGGGAAGTTGCACTAATGAGTTGACCCGGTTGAATTCTGGCGCATCATCTTTAACTGTTGCCAATTTCAACGATACTATGCTACCGAGTGGAAATACTACCACG GACAAGAACACAGGATGGACAAATGAGAAGCACAATACATTTCTAGACTGTCTTGAAGCATCATTTGTAAAGCAGTTACACAGCTCCATGGCATCGCGTGACGAGAGCTGCAGCGATTTGTCTGAAAAGCTATCTGCACATGTCAACAAAGCTTCGGAGCAG TTTCCTGCTCTGCATGATTTCCGTTGGAAGAAGATGATTACTCAGAGGAAGCCACCTATTGTGGATAGTGCAGCTGATTCTCATGATTGCCCAAAAAATCTACACAGTGATGGACAGCATCACATTCTGGATATCCAATTTTGTTGTAAACAACATAGCAAGGGGAAACGAAGAAAAGATAAGAGGTCTTCATCTTGTGGAGACGGAACAAGATCACATTTAATCCTATCCGAATCTGCAGGACTTAGGAAAAAAATTTGTAGACTTACTG AAGGTTCTGGTCAAAATTTTGTGGAtgaagattttgaagaaaactcgAGCTGCAAAAAGATGAAGATAGCTTTGGTGGACACTACAGACCAAGAGCAA ATCGTTCCAACAAGGTATCTGGGAGTCCAGGAGTTGCTAGTTCCATGTCCCAGAGAAATAACCAATTGA